From Tachypleus tridentatus isolate NWPU-2018 chromosome 8, ASM421037v1, whole genome shotgun sequence, a single genomic window includes:
- the LOC143223674 gene encoding uncharacterized protein LOC143223674 isoform X5, translated as MEKLKMKVEPCSDEEQDTLGKLVKNEEETLTVTCSNEQFCEHAYRPIHLQMHSTTSESEFLEERPSCVIFNSSVTKDEQEENCNRLPKKTEVRTFWLQDI; from the exons ATGGAAAAGTTAAAGATGAAGGTTGAACCCTGTTCTGATGAGGAACAGGATACTTTAGGTAAGTTAGTGAAAAATGAAGAGGAAACTTTAACTGTTACTTGTAGTA ATGAGCAGTTTTGTGAACATGCATACAGACCTATACATCTACAGATGCACAGCA CTACATCAGAAAGTGAATTCTTAGAGGAAAGACCTTCATGTGTCATTTTTAACTCAAGTGTAACAAAGGATGAACAAGAAGAGAACTGTAATAGACTTCCAAAGAAGACTGAG
- the LOC143223674 gene encoding uncharacterized protein LOC143223674 isoform X6: MEKLKMKVEPCSDEEQDTLGKLVKNEEETLTVTCSNEQFCEHAYRPIHLQMHSTTSESEFLEERPSCVIFNSSVTKDEQEENCNRLPKKTELLMFLHF; this comes from the exons ATGGAAAAGTTAAAGATGAAGGTTGAACCCTGTTCTGATGAGGAACAGGATACTTTAGGTAAGTTAGTGAAAAATGAAGAGGAAACTTTAACTGTTACTTGTAGTA ATGAGCAGTTTTGTGAACATGCATACAGACCTATACATCTACAGATGCACAGCA CTACATCAGAAAGTGAATTCTTAGAGGAAAGACCTTCATGTGTCATTTTTAACTCAAGTGTAACAAAGGATGAACAAGAAGAGAACTGTAATAGACTTCCAAAGAAGACTGAG